One Keratinibaculum paraultunense genomic window carries:
- a CDS encoding ISLre2 family transposase has protein sequence MIEVSKTKIIIKEAILINTIIHEIIEKITRDFNNNIEDLMLNSRDISRFIINTKKSLDEIGTMIVKEAIETSYEKSGKRASSNVQVTKQTVMNTIRKLGEVENDEAKLPTKKKQVKTIYIEADEDHVALQNGKNKKIKLIYVHEGKKYKSKGRYELINKRYFTGALKNSEELWLEVANYLEEAYEMDKVEKIYISGDGASWIKEGLNWIKGSKHVLDYFHLSKYVRKATAHMPHTIEVLWSYINNRNKDHVKELLNFIIEETESQAKKEAVKDSKRYILNHWDSIMRGYEEEYIGCSAEGHISHILSSRLSSRSLGIKLKTIRLEFGRSRSNGSLKSI, from the coding sequence ATGATAGAAGTGTCAAAAACAAAAATCATAATAAAGGAGGCTATTCTTATAAATACAATTATACACGAAATTATAGAAAAAATCACTAGAGATTTCAATAATAATATAGAGGATTTGATGTTAAATAGCAGGGATATATCAAGATTCATAATAAATACTAAAAAATCATTGGATGAAATAGGAACAATGATAGTAAAAGAAGCTATAGAAACATCCTATGAGAAATCAGGTAAAAGAGCCTCAAGTAATGTACAAGTAACAAAACAAACAGTAATGAACACCATAAGAAAGCTAGGAGAAGTAGAAAATGACGAAGCGAAATTGCCAACTAAAAAGAAACAAGTAAAAACAATCTATATAGAAGCAGACGAAGACCATGTAGCATTGCAAAATGGGAAAAATAAAAAAATAAAATTAATCTATGTCCATGAAGGCAAGAAATACAAATCAAAAGGAAGATATGAATTAATAAATAAAAGATACTTTACAGGCGCATTAAAAAATAGTGAAGAATTATGGCTAGAAGTTGCTAATTATCTAGAAGAAGCATATGAAATGGATAAGGTAGAAAAGATATATATCTCAGGAGATGGAGCAAGCTGGATAAAAGAAGGACTAAACTGGATTAAAGGAAGTAAACACGTACTAGATTACTTTCATTTATCCAAGTATGTAAGAAAAGCAACAGCACATATGCCTCATACAATAGAAGTATTATGGAGCTATATAAATAACCGTAATAAAGACCATGTAAAAGAATTACTAAACTTCATAATAGAAGAAACAGAATCACAGGCCAAGAAAGAAGCAGTGAAGGACAGTAAAAGATATATATTAAACCATTGGGACTCAATAATGAGGGGTTATGAGGAAGAATACATAGGTTGTAGTGCAGAAGGTCATATAAGCCATATATTATCCTCTAGATTAAGCTCAAGGTCATTAGGTATTAAGCTCAAGACCATTAGGTTGGAGTTTGGTAGGAGCAGATCAAATGGCTCGCTTAAGAGTATATAA
- a CDS encoding iron-containing alcohol dehydrogenase — MKNFHYSIPTEIFFGKGQIKVLADEIKKYGTRVLLTYGGGSIKRIGLYQEVVDILKDNHIPFWELSGIEPNPRIDSVREGIKIVRENNIDFILAVGGGSTIDCSKAIAAGYYYDGDPWDLVIKKAEVVDALPLGTILTLAATGSEMDRGAVISNLETKQKLSFDHISMAPKFSILDPTYTFTVPKVQTAAGIADIMSHTFENYFTLNDGAYLQDRFAEAILKTCIKYGKIAFEEPENYEARANIMWASSWAINGLLSYGKDSQWSVHPIEHELSAFYDITHGIGLAILTPAWMEYVLDDERVDKFVEYGVNVWDIDRNMDKYEIAKLAIQKTREFFKSLEIPMSLREVGIKEEDLEKMAKAAIDNNDGKKIGNFKPLDYEDVLNIYKKAY, encoded by the coding sequence ATGAAAAATTTCCATTATTCCATACCTACAGAAATATTTTTTGGAAAAGGCCAAATTAAGGTATTGGCAGATGAGATTAAAAAGTACGGCACAAGGGTCCTTCTAACTTATGGTGGAGGAAGTATTAAGAGGATAGGACTTTATCAGGAAGTAGTAGATATACTAAAGGATAACCATATCCCCTTCTGGGAACTATCAGGCATAGAACCTAACCCTAGAATAGATAGTGTAAGGGAAGGAATCAAAATAGTTAGGGAAAATAACATAGATTTTATACTGGCTGTTGGAGGAGGAAGCACCATTGACTGCTCCAAGGCAATAGCTGCTGGCTATTACTATGATGGAGATCCCTGGGACTTGGTAATAAAGAAGGCTGAAGTTGTAGATGCTCTACCCTTAGGTACAATACTGACACTGGCTGCCACTGGTTCTGAAATGGATAGAGGAGCTGTTATTTCCAACTTAGAAACTAAACAGAAGCTATCTTTTGACCACATATCCATGGCTCCTAAGTTTTCCATACTAGACCCAACTTATACATTTACCGTTCCTAAGGTACAAACAGCTGCTGGAATTGCTGATATAATGAGCCACACTTTCGAAAACTATTTTACACTGAACGATGGAGCCTACCTGCAAGATAGATTTGCAGAAGCCATACTAAAGACTTGTATCAAATACGGCAAAATAGCCTTTGAAGAGCCAGAAAACTATGAGGCAAGGGCTAATATCATGTGGGCTTCCAGCTGGGCCATAAATGGCTTACTTTCCTATGGAAAAGATTCACAATGGAGTGTCCACCCTATAGAACACGAACTATCTGCCTTTTATGATATTACCCATGGTATAGGTTTAGCCATATTAACTCCAGCCTGGATGGAATATGTGCTAGATGATGAGAGAGTGGATAAGTTTGTAGAATATGGAGTAAATGTATGGGATATTGATAGGAATATGGATAAATACGAAATTGCAAAGCTAGCTATTCAAAAAACAAGAGAGTTCTTTAAATCCCTAGAGATCCCAATGTCCTTGAGGGAAGTAGGAATTAAAGAAGAAGACCTAGAAAAGATGGCTAAGGCTGCTATAGATAATAATGATGGTAAAAAAATAGGGAACTTCAAGCCTTTAGATTATGAAGATGTGCTAAACATATACAAAAAAGCTTATTAA
- a CDS encoding restriction endonuclease-like protein → MDLLPTGYKNLLIIESDKFDLYISGKIHNLKSDILNLNQNQEAGLFVRAQEDINVIVKTSDRFGNLGINYGYKMMPSFFDNQIYQLYLNKKGNRDIEIYHLDDEIRNSLQTYGDVIVGNFNFINEVGYTTFKIRENSAVLLSLTIEVFPSKMDYKEDYMAMMDEINEEISALAFDFLGTTFHMATLKDTDLQSGVEFISILETIYNKFEDSLKRIENSPKHAIIQEEKVVNPWMVKRPSKNNINFFRSHPKLLYKDNKGFIEINGVNYYPIKAIELEKKTSLDIFENRYVKYILMRLKKKIVKIKNNIIIEYNKENEYYKVLEKIEKKIDGHLKSFFKDIGDLKNPYSTTLVFQMAPGYREIYKYYMILNKGLTLGDDLYSISPKKIWKLYEIWCYLKIDKIIKELGYKVTDYGIIAPTNDGLTFNLLQDKTSKIEYINEEGEILELWYNKSYQNLPTTEQKPDTVLCLNKKGERDRMYIFDAKYRIDVKDGIAGPLEEDINEMHRYRDAIVAEMKDDFEYRFETFGAYIMFPYADEKKFTNHKYYKSIDKVNIGAFPILPGTYELMRNHIESILFESEIESKERVIRHVVDDDSRFKYKNVLVANTKDKRHLEAYVKNNFYHIPLKYMSTVRPGIEYIAFYQSIRMFGDEAGINYYGKIKKMRLYKRSQCKELIKKSDEMYIRFELEYVKKIGPIKPVEYGIELFIYTTKYLLDNAETVHELSLKNRNEVELYRILKNIKKEGHIVKRMANYFEVDGIKVEVLNKNTFRIDGRLYDTTFDEIGYILRNLST, encoded by the coding sequence ATGGATTTACTTCCTACTGGTTATAAAAATCTTTTAATAATAGAGTCAGATAAATTTGACTTGTATATAAGTGGTAAAATCCATAATTTAAAATCAGACATATTAAATTTAAATCAAAACCAAGAAGCCGGATTATTTGTAAGAGCCCAAGAAGACATTAATGTAATAGTGAAAACGTCTGATAGATTTGGCAATTTAGGAATAAATTATGGGTACAAGATGATGCCTTCTTTTTTTGATAATCAAATATATCAACTATATCTTAATAAAAAGGGGAATAGAGATATTGAAATATATCATTTAGATGATGAAATTAGAAATTCTCTACAGACTTATGGAGATGTAATAGTAGGAAATTTTAATTTCATTAATGAGGTAGGATATACAACTTTTAAGATAAGAGAAAATAGTGCTGTGTTACTATCGTTGACTATTGAAGTCTTCCCATCTAAGATGGATTATAAAGAGGATTATATGGCTATGATGGATGAAATAAATGAGGAAATATCTGCTTTAGCTTTTGATTTTCTGGGTACTACTTTTCACATGGCTACTTTAAAGGATACGGATTTACAAAGTGGAGTAGAATTTATTAGCATATTAGAAACCATATATAATAAATTTGAAGATTCGCTTAAAAGGATTGAAAATAGCCCGAAACACGCAATAATTCAAGAAGAAAAAGTTGTTAATCCTTGGATGGTTAAGCGTCCATCAAAAAATAATATAAACTTCTTTAGAAGCCATCCTAAATTATTATATAAGGATAATAAAGGATTTATAGAGATTAATGGAGTTAATTATTATCCAATTAAGGCTATAGAGCTTGAAAAAAAGACTAGCTTAGATATTTTTGAGAATAGGTATGTTAAGTATATTTTAATGAGACTTAAAAAGAAGATAGTTAAAATAAAAAATAATATTATAATTGAGTATAATAAAGAAAACGAATACTATAAGGTTCTAGAGAAAATAGAGAAAAAAATAGATGGACACTTGAAGAGCTTTTTTAAAGATATTGGTGATTTAAAAAATCCTTATAGCACCACTTTGGTATTTCAAATGGCACCAGGTTATAGAGAGATATATAAATACTATATGATTTTAAATAAAGGACTTACGTTGGGAGATGATCTGTATAGCATTTCACCTAAAAAAATATGGAAACTGTATGAGATTTGGTGTTACTTAAAAATAGATAAAATTATTAAAGAATTAGGCTATAAGGTAACTGATTATGGAATAATAGCCCCTACAAATGATGGTTTAACATTTAATTTATTACAGGATAAGACTTCGAAGATAGAATATATAAATGAAGAAGGTGAAATTCTAGAACTTTGGTATAATAAAAGTTATCAAAACTTACCAACTACCGAACAAAAACCAGACACGGTATTGTGTTTAAATAAAAAAGGCGAAAGGGATAGGATGTACATATTTGATGCGAAATATAGAATTGATGTGAAAGATGGCATAGCTGGTCCACTAGAAGAGGATATTAATGAAATGCATAGATATAGAGATGCAATTGTTGCTGAAATGAAGGATGATTTTGAATATAGGTTTGAAACGTTCGGAGCATATATAATGTTTCCCTATGCTGATGAGAAGAAATTTACAAATCATAAATATTATAAGAGCATAGATAAAGTGAATATTGGAGCTTTTCCAATACTACCAGGAACTTATGAATTAATGAGAAATCACATAGAGAGTATTTTGTTTGAATCAGAAATTGAATCTAAAGAAAGAGTTATAAGACATGTAGTTGATGATGACAGTAGATTTAAATATAAAAATGTATTAGTAGCAAATACAAAAGATAAAAGACATTTAGAAGCTTATGTGAAAAACAATTTCTACCATATACCATTAAAATATATGTCAACAGTTAGACCTGGTATAGAATACATTGCTTTTTATCAATCTATAAGAATGTTTGGTGATGAAGCAGGTATAAATTATTATGGGAAGATTAAAAAGATGAGATTATATAAAAGGAGTCAGTGTAAAGAGTTAATTAAAAAAAGTGATGAAATGTATATTAGATTTGAATTGGAATATGTAAAAAAAATAGGACCAATTAAACCAGTAGAGTATGGCATAGAATTGTTTATTTATACCACTAAGTATTTACTTGATAATGCTGAAACTGTACATGAACTATCTTTAAAGAATAGGAATGAAGTAGAATTATACAGAATTTTAAAAAACATTAAAAAGGAAGGTCACATAGTAAAGAGAATGGCAAACTATTTTGAGGTAGATGGTATAAAAGTTGAGGTATTAAACAAGAACACATTTAGGATAGATGGAAGACTATATGATACTACATTTGATGAGATAGGGTATATACTGAGAAATTTATCTACATAG